One window from the genome of Oryctolagus cuniculus chromosome 1, mOryCun1.1, whole genome shotgun sequence encodes:
- the NINJ1 gene encoding ninjurin-1 codes for MDSGPEEYELNGDPRPGSPDASPPRWGWRHRPINVNHYANKKSAAESMLDIALLMANASQLKAVVEQGPSFAFFVPLVVLISISLALQIGVGVLLIFLVKYDLNNPAKHAKLDFLNNLATGLVFVIVVVNIFITAFGVQKPMADAAPQQ; via the exons ATGGACTCGGGCCCCGAGGAGTATGAGCTCAACGGCGACCCGCGACCTGGCTCGCCCGACGCCTCG CCGCCCCGCTGGGGCTGGAGGCACCGGCCCATCAACGTGAACCACTACGCCAACAAGAAGAGCGCGGCCGAGAGCATGCTGGACATTGCGCTGCTGATGGCCAACGCGTCGCAGCTGAAGGCCGTGGTGGAGCAGGGCCCCAGCTTCGCCTTCTTCGTGCCCCTGGTGGTCCTCATCTCCATCTCGCTGGCGCTGCAGATTGGCGTGGGGGTGCTGCTCATCTTCCTCG TCAAGTACGACCTGAACAACCCGGCCAAGCACGCCAAACTGGACTTCCTCAACAACCTGGCCACGGGCCTGGTGTTCGTCATCGTGGTGGTCAACATCTTCATCACAGCCTTCGGGGTCCAGAAGCCCATGGCGGACGCGGCGCCGCAGCAGTAG